The Euphorbia lathyris chromosome 2, ddEupLath1.1, whole genome shotgun sequence genome includes a window with the following:
- the LOC136218736 gene encoding general transcription and DNA repair factor IIH subunit TFB1-1-like isoform X1 produces the protein MASGQVKKRVKYKTSLKDPGTPGLLLMNVAKLAFKPKNPNSASRLDMEFQYITNFRCTKEGSKKAQLLSLTSNQGVSYLFEFENYGDLHVCKEIVGMALSKPVETPKPADTNYSPSEEPSMEEAHLRMKLLLENGELQKLHQQFVSAGVLTDTEFWAARKKLLNGEFSRKSKQRVGIKSAMLSDSKPLIDGRTNKVTFNLTPEIVREIFAEKPAVHQAYLKLVPNKMTDRDFWTKYCRAEYLLRSRNINAAAAEAAEDEELALFLKPDDILASETRRKIRCVDPTLDMEADLGDDYTHLPDHGIVRDGSKDFTESQNEPCTRTLLQELNRHAAVVLEGTAIDEEQLKNTQTVAEALARSKQGHKIVNQEAAGHANQEKLKRISQVMEIEDLRGSNDLPLAPLSIKDPRDYFDSQQASALRISKDESVGTETMNCCLSTQEAYSSLRDSISKVKATGLNDPIVKPEVSMKVLSVLTHNISSSKYHLGKDPKKSVLDSLPNQIKEELLHHWMSIEELLRHYWSSYPITTAYLYAKVSRLKDAMSKVDSQLQEMKESVQSDLRNQLSLLIRPMQQALEAAMQHYDVDMQRRAARSGGERPNGMSS, from the exons ATGGCAAGCGGGCAAGTAAAGAAGCGGGTCAAATACAAGACTTCGTTAAAGGATCCTGGCACTCCTGGTCTTCTGTTAATG AATGTGGCGAAATTGGCATTTAAGCCTAAGAATCCTAACTCAGCTTCGAGGCTTGATATGGAGTTCCAATACATTACAA ATTTTAGATGTACAaaagagggatcaaagaaagcACAACTGCTTAGTCTTACTTCAAATCAG GGTGTTAGTTACCTATTTGAGTTTGAAAATTATGGCGATCTCCATGTTTGCAAAGAAATTGTTG GAATGGCCCTTTCAAAGCCTGTAGAAACTCCAAAGCCTGCAGATACTAATTATTCTCCTTCCGAGGAACCTAGTATGGAAGAAGCGCATCTTCGGATGAAGCTGCTTCTAGAAAATGG TGAGTTGCAGAAACTTCATCAGCAGTTTGTAAGTGCTGGAGTGTTGACAGATACTGAATTTTGGGCTGCAAGGAAG AAATTGCTCAATGGGGAGTTTAGCAGGAAGTCAAAGCAACGGGTGGGCATTAAAAGTGCTATGCTTTCAGACTCCAAGCCACTCATTGATGGACGG ACGAACAAGGTTACATTTAATTTGACGCCTGAGATTGTACGCGAG atttTTGCAGAGAAACCAGCAGTCCATCAAGCATACTTGAAGTTAGTTCCAAATAAG ATGACAGACAGGGATTTCTGGACCAAATACTGTAGAGCTGAGTACCTCCTGCGCTCAAGGAATATTAACGCAGCAGCAGCAGAAGCTGCTGAAGATGAAGAGCTTGCCCTTTTCCTGAAACCTGATGATATTTTGGCTTCTGAAACTCGGCGGAAG ATCAGATGTGTTGATCCAACTCTAGACATGGAAGCTGACCTGGGGGATGATTATACACATCTGCCA gaTCACGGGATTGTTCGTGATGGTAGCAAAGATTTTACAGAATCACAGAACGAGCCTTGTACAAGAACTTTGTTGCAGGAGCTTAACCGCCATGCTGCTGTTGTTCTTGAAGGAACAGCTATAG ATGAAGAGCAGTTGAAAAACACACAAACGGTGGCAGAGGCACTTGCTCGATCAAAACAAG GGCATAAAATAGTTAATCAAGAAGCTGCTGGGCATGCAAACCAGGAGAAACTGAAAAGAATTTCACAAGTTATGGAAATTGAGGATCTTAGAGGATCAAATGATCTTCCATTAGCACCACTCTCCATTAAG GATCCACGGGACTATTTTGATTCTCAACAAGCTAGTGCACTAAGAATTTCAAAAGATGAGTCAGTTGGAACCGAAACTATGAATTGCTGCTTAAGCACCCAGGAAGCTTATAGTTCTCTGAGGGACTCCATTTCGAAGGTTAAAGCTACAGGATTGAATGATCCCATAGTTAAACCAGAAGTTTCTATGAAG GTTCTTTCTGTATTGACACACAATATCTCAAGCTCAAAATATCATCTTGGGAAGGATCCTAAGAAGAGTGTTTTGGACAGTTTGCCAAACCAAATCAAGGAGGAATTGCTACAT CACTGGATGTCTATTGAGGAGTTGTTGAGACATTACTGGTCATCGTATCCAATCACTACGGCGTATCTTTATGCAAAG GTAAGTAGACTGAAAGATGCAATGTCAAAAGTTGATTCACAGCTACAG GAAATGAAGGAATCTGTGCAATCAGATCTTAGAAATCAGCTTTCACTCCTTATTCGTCCAATGCAACAG GCTTTAGAGGCGGCCATGCAACATTATGATGTAGACATGCAGAGAAGAGCAGCAAGGAGTGGAGGAGAGAGACCAAATGGTATGTCTAGTTGA
- the LOC136218736 gene encoding general transcription and DNA repair factor IIH subunit TFB1-1-like isoform X2: MASGQVKKRVKYKTSLKDPGTPGLLLMNVAKLAFKPKNPNSASRLDMEFQYITNFRCTKEGSKKAQLLSLTSNQGVSYLFEFENYGDLHVCKEIVGMALSKPVETPKPADTNYSPSEEPSMEEAHLRMKLLLENGELQKLHQQFVSAGVLTDTEFWAARKKLLNGEFSRKSKQRVGIKSAMLSDSKPLIDGRTNKVTFNLTPEIVREIFAEKPAVHQAYLKLVPNKMTDRDFWTKYCRAEYLLRSRNINAAAAEAAEDEELALFLKPDDILASETRRKIRCVDPTLDMEADLGDDYTHLPDHGIVRDGSKDFTESQNEPCTRTLLQELNRHAAVVLEGTAIDEEQLKNTQTVAEALARSKQGHKIVNQEAAGHANQEKLKRISQVMEIEDLRGSNDLPLAPLSIKDPRDYFDSQQASALRISKDESVGTETMNCCLSTQEAYSSLRDSISKVKATGLNDPIVKPEVSMKVLSVLTHNISSSKYHLGKDPKKSVLDSLPNQIKEELLHWTQCSTKRPPGPALGTRNRVSVPIFPIWPPGSI; this comes from the exons ATGGCAAGCGGGCAAGTAAAGAAGCGGGTCAAATACAAGACTTCGTTAAAGGATCCTGGCACTCCTGGTCTTCTGTTAATG AATGTGGCGAAATTGGCATTTAAGCCTAAGAATCCTAACTCAGCTTCGAGGCTTGATATGGAGTTCCAATACATTACAA ATTTTAGATGTACAaaagagggatcaaagaaagcACAACTGCTTAGTCTTACTTCAAATCAG GGTGTTAGTTACCTATTTGAGTTTGAAAATTATGGCGATCTCCATGTTTGCAAAGAAATTGTTG GAATGGCCCTTTCAAAGCCTGTAGAAACTCCAAAGCCTGCAGATACTAATTATTCTCCTTCCGAGGAACCTAGTATGGAAGAAGCGCATCTTCGGATGAAGCTGCTTCTAGAAAATGG TGAGTTGCAGAAACTTCATCAGCAGTTTGTAAGTGCTGGAGTGTTGACAGATACTGAATTTTGGGCTGCAAGGAAG AAATTGCTCAATGGGGAGTTTAGCAGGAAGTCAAAGCAACGGGTGGGCATTAAAAGTGCTATGCTTTCAGACTCCAAGCCACTCATTGATGGACGG ACGAACAAGGTTACATTTAATTTGACGCCTGAGATTGTACGCGAG atttTTGCAGAGAAACCAGCAGTCCATCAAGCATACTTGAAGTTAGTTCCAAATAAG ATGACAGACAGGGATTTCTGGACCAAATACTGTAGAGCTGAGTACCTCCTGCGCTCAAGGAATATTAACGCAGCAGCAGCAGAAGCTGCTGAAGATGAAGAGCTTGCCCTTTTCCTGAAACCTGATGATATTTTGGCTTCTGAAACTCGGCGGAAG ATCAGATGTGTTGATCCAACTCTAGACATGGAAGCTGACCTGGGGGATGATTATACACATCTGCCA gaTCACGGGATTGTTCGTGATGGTAGCAAAGATTTTACAGAATCACAGAACGAGCCTTGTACAAGAACTTTGTTGCAGGAGCTTAACCGCCATGCTGCTGTTGTTCTTGAAGGAACAGCTATAG ATGAAGAGCAGTTGAAAAACACACAAACGGTGGCAGAGGCACTTGCTCGATCAAAACAAG GGCATAAAATAGTTAATCAAGAAGCTGCTGGGCATGCAAACCAGGAGAAACTGAAAAGAATTTCACAAGTTATGGAAATTGAGGATCTTAGAGGATCAAATGATCTTCCATTAGCACCACTCTCCATTAAG GATCCACGGGACTATTTTGATTCTCAACAAGCTAGTGCACTAAGAATTTCAAAAGATGAGTCAGTTGGAACCGAAACTATGAATTGCTGCTTAAGCACCCAGGAAGCTTATAGTTCTCTGAGGGACTCCATTTCGAAGGTTAAAGCTACAGGATTGAATGATCCCATAGTTAAACCAGAAGTTTCTATGAAG GTTCTTTCTGTATTGACACACAATATCTCAAGCTCAAAATATCATCTTGGGAAGGATCCTAAGAAGAGTGTTTTGGACAGTTTGCCAAACCAAATCAAGGAGGAATTGCTACAT TGGACCCAATGTTCAACAAAACGGCCGCCTGGGCCTGCGTTAGGCACTCGAAATCGGGTATCGGTTCCAATTTTCCCCATTTGGCCTCCTGGTAGCATCTAG